Sequence from the Longimicrobium sp. genome:
GAGACGAGGTGAAACGCGCCCGCCGTCTCCACCGACTCCACGCGCGCGGGGACGGCGTTGCGCGCGGAGATGCCGGCCGGCGGCTCCAGCGCCAGCACCACCTCGTCCGCGGGGATGCCGACCATCAGCCGTCCCCCCGGTGGGAGCGACGAGCGCGGCACCGTCAGCGCGGGGCCGCCCGTCCCGTCGCCCAGCCGCACGCGCGTCGTCTCCGCCCCCGTCTCCACCACCACGGCGGGGATGACGTTCTGGTACCCCTCGCGCTCCGCCAGCGGGAAGACGTCCGGCCGGCGCAGCACCGCGCGCGGCTCGCCCCGCGCCACGATCCGCCCCTCGCGCAGCACCACCAGGTCGTCGCAGAGCGCCTGGACTTCGACGGGATCGTGGGAGACGAGGAGGACGGGGAGGCCGAACTCGCGCTGCACGCGGGCGAGGAAGGGGAGCACGCGCCGCCTGAGCGCCGCGTCGAGCGAGGCCAGCGGCTCGTCCAGCAGCAGCAGCCGCGGCCCCGAGCAGAGCGCGCGGCCCAGCGCGACGCGCTGCCGCTCGCCGCCGGAGAGGGTGCGGACGGGGCGGTCGAGGAGCGGCTCCAGCTCCAGCACGCGCACGACGGAGTCGAAGGAGACGTCGCCCCCGTGGCCGTTGCGGAGCGCGCGCCCGTGCCCCGCGCGCAGGTTCCCCCGCACGTCGAGATGGGGAAAGAGCAGCGAGTCCTGCGGCACGTACCCCACGCCGCGGCGCTCGGGGGGAACGCGGATCCCGCGCGCGCTGTCGAGCCACGTCTCGTCCCCGAAGCGGATGGTGCCGCGCGCATTGCGGCGCAGCCCGGC
This genomic interval carries:
- the modC gene encoding molybdenum ABC transporter ATP-binding protein, producing MTDTPPLSVQVRVPLGRWDLDVGFATTRRVTGVFGVSGSGKTTLLETVAGLRRNARGTIRFGDETWLDSARGIRVPPERRGVGYVPQDSLLFPHLDVRGNLRAGHGRALRNGHGGDVSFDSVVRVLELEPLLDRPVRTLSGGERQRVALGRALCSGPRLLLLDEPLASLDAALRRRVLPFLARVQREFGLPVLLVSHDPVEVQALCDDLVVLREGRIVARGEPRAVLRRPDVFPLAEREGYQNVIPAVVVETGAETTRVRLGDGTGGPALTVPRSSLPPGGRLMVGIPADEVVLALEPPAGISARNAVPARVESVETAGAFHLVSSRVAPGAPPLVAEVTADALAELEIGPGTELYLLLKTSAIAVYDEGANGEKG